From the Bacteroidota bacterium genome, one window contains:
- a CDS encoding cobalamin-independent methionine synthase II family protein yields the protein MIKTTVVGSYPMLDWLVAAPSEQALADATAVVLKTQELAGLDLIADGELYRFDINHPQTNGMIDYFVRQLGGIRTTMGRQDIEDFQKLAGMGFRKAPAGVVEAPISEGTLDLVSDYARVRQLTTQPLKFTITGPHMLSKTLFDKHYGQRPELTRAIASALAQQIRLIDADVLQLDEANLPGAPHEGTWAAEAINIMLDAVPNTPAVHLCFGNYGGQSIQKGAWQALLTYMNSLHTDHLVLEFAFRGYKELERFVDLDTHIGLGIGVIDIKTTVIESPEEVARRIEVAANYVGEERIKYVHPDCGFWMLPRSVADGKMRALVAGRDLFAGS from the coding sequence ATGATTAAAACAACAGTTGTAGGCAGCTATCCAATGTTGGACTGGCTGGTGGCTGCACCGAGTGAACAGGCCCTTGCTGATGCAACCGCCGTGGTGCTGAAAACGCAGGAATTAGCCGGGCTGGATTTGATAGCGGATGGGGAGTTATACCGCTTTGACATCAACCATCCGCAGACCAATGGGATGATTGATTACTTCGTGCGACAACTGGGTGGCATCCGCACGACCATGGGCCGGCAGGATATCGAGGACTTCCAGAAATTGGCCGGCATGGGGTTTCGGAAAGCGCCGGCCGGGGTTGTGGAAGCTCCAATTTCAGAAGGGACGCTCGATCTGGTGAGCGACTATGCGCGCGTACGCCAACTTACAACCCAACCCCTCAAGTTTACCATAACGGGCCCCCACATGTTGAGCAAAACGCTGTTCGACAAACACTACGGCCAACGCCCCGAACTCACGCGTGCCATCGCTTCGGCACTTGCTCAACAGATTCGGCTAATCGATGCAGACGTGCTGCAGCTTGACGAAGCCAACTTGCCTGGTGCACCACACGAAGGCACCTGGGCCGCAGAAGCCATCAATATCATGCTGGATGCCGTGCCAAATACGCCGGCAGTACACCTCTGTTTTGGCAACTATGGCGGGCAGTCCATTCAGAAGGGGGCATGGCAAGCACTGCTCACGTACATGAACAGCCTGCACACTGATCACCTTGTGCTGGAGTTTGCCTTCCGCGGTTACAAAGAGTTAGAGCGGTTTGTTGATTTGGATACCCATATTGGACTTGGGATTGGCGTGATCGATATCAAAACGACGGTCATAGAATCACCAGAGGAAGTCGCCCGACGCATTGAAGTTGCCGCCAATTATGTGGGCGAAGAACGGATCAAGTACGTCCATCCCGACTGTGGATTCTGGATGTTACCCCGTTCGGTCGCTGATGGGAAAATGCGTGCGCTTGTTGCCGGCCGCGATCTGTTTGCCGGCAGCTAG
- a CDS encoding Gfo/Idh/MocA family oxidoreductase: protein MTPSEANEPVRIGLVGLGGHGNTIQQACEQASNLDVIAVYDPNKEAAALAATRFGCYNAISFEELIRMDQLEAVVLVTPNHLHRKQVLAALEADLHVFVEKPLASNLDEGMTMISKAEAKGRVLMVGHNMRFWKTARKARACLESGELGQVISTEIHFSAPTGMRLPVDSWRRKPDLVPILPVTQLAIHAFDLVHYLLGYIEEVTAYAQSAITRDDLVDSSCAIFRVSGGSLGTMISNYCTQELFSLRIAGTRGTLQLQPGSFTFTPLAFAEAMPTHPGAPIEVRDEFNGFESYRLIMEAFGEAVAEHTLPETDGWVGLQSLAVVEAMQRSAAASGTPWLVERFKSASLDSAGASTVTL, encoded by the coding sequence ATGACCCCTTCTGAAGCAAACGAGCCTGTGCGGATTGGTCTTGTAGGGTTGGGCGGCCACGGCAACACCATACAACAAGCATGTGAGCAGGCATCCAATCTGGATGTGATCGCAGTGTATGATCCGAACAAGGAAGCAGCTGCGCTGGCTGCTACGCGGTTTGGATGTTATAACGCCATTTCTTTTGAAGAACTGATCCGTATGGACCAGTTGGAAGCTGTTGTTTTGGTAACACCGAACCACCTGCACCGGAAGCAGGTATTGGCCGCGCTGGAAGCTGACCTCCATGTCTTTGTCGAAAAGCCTCTTGCAAGCAATTTGGATGAAGGCATGACTATGATTTCCAAAGCAGAGGCTAAAGGCCGCGTGCTTATGGTAGGGCACAACATGCGGTTCTGGAAGACAGCCAGAAAAGCCCGCGCTTGTCTTGAAAGCGGCGAACTCGGGCAGGTGATTAGTACCGAAATACATTTTTCAGCCCCTACAGGCATGCGGCTCCCCGTTGATTCCTGGCGCCGCAAACCAGATCTCGTCCCCATTCTGCCGGTCACCCAGCTTGCCATCCATGCGTTTGATCTTGTGCATTACTTGCTTGGATACATCGAAGAGGTTACCGCGTACGCACAGTCAGCCATAACACGGGATGACCTGGTAGACAGCAGCTGTGCTATTTTCAGGGTGTCAGGCGGTAGCCTCGGGACGATGATCAGCAACTACTGCACGCAGGAGTTATTTTCTTTGCGGATTGCCGGCACCCGTGGGACCTTGCAATTGCAGCCGGGCAGTTTCACCTTTACGCCGCTTGCGTTTGCAGAGGCCATGCCAACGCACCCCGGTGCTCCCATCGAAGTCCGCGATGAATTCAATGGGTTTGAAAGTTATCGCCTCATTATGGAGGCTTTTGGCGAGGCCGTAGCGGAACATACCTTGCCAGAAACCGACGGCTGGGTTGGATTGCAATCGCTGGCTGTTGTAGAGGCCATGCAACGTTCTGCCGCTGCATCCGGGACGCCCTGGCTTGTTGAACGATTCAAAAGCGCCAGCCTCGACAGCGCCGGCGCCTCTACAGTAACTTTATGA
- a CDS encoding sugar phosphate isomerase/epimerase → MHRALEIGIVSDEITRDLGEALDRAADWGIQRFELREGKERRFPFFTDEEIHLVDHALLAGTKITAVSPGIFKGNVEEAVQRKREIEDVFPRTVELAQRFGCKTVIAFAFDGCDNAPANRLHVLRAFEQIAEQAAAADLVVAFENEPAFWIDRPDSSVALLEEIGHPALRINWDPANLHWSGQKPDAEAFAILAPYLVNVHVKDYTPDDEAEPWCPLGEGIVPWATLLPDLAGHKKIKHLTIETHCKPLVRNSEASVEALRALLDAL, encoded by the coding sequence ATGCATAGAGCACTGGAAATAGGTATCGTGAGTGACGAGATCACACGCGACCTGGGAGAAGCCCTTGACCGGGCTGCCGACTGGGGTATCCAGCGGTTTGAATTGCGGGAAGGGAAGGAGCGGCGGTTTCCGTTTTTTACAGACGAAGAGATTCACCTGGTTGATCACGCGTTACTTGCCGGCACCAAAATCACAGCGGTGTCTCCCGGCATTTTTAAAGGTAACGTGGAAGAAGCCGTGCAGCGCAAGCGCGAAATTGAAGATGTATTTCCTCGCACGGTTGAGCTTGCACAGCGGTTTGGTTGCAAAACCGTTATCGCGTTTGCGTTTGATGGCTGTGATAACGCGCCGGCAAATCGACTGCACGTATTGCGCGCCTTTGAGCAGATAGCAGAGCAGGCTGCGGCGGCTGATCTTGTGGTTGCTTTCGAAAATGAGCCGGCGTTCTGGATCGACCGCCCCGATTCATCGGTTGCCCTGCTTGAAGAAATTGGCCACCCCGCACTCCGTATAAACTGGGACCCCGCCAATCTTCACTGGAGCGGACAGAAACCTGATGCTGAAGCGTTTGCCATTCTTGCTCCCTATCTGGTGAATGTACACGTGAAAGATTATACGCCGGATGATGAAGCAGAACCCTGGTGTCCGTTGGGTGAAGGCATTGTCCCCTGGGCTACGTTATTGCCCGATCTTGCAGGCCATAAAAAGATCAAACATCTAACCATAGAAACCCACTGTAAGCCGTTGGTGCGCAACAGTGAAGCCAGTGTCGAGGCGCTAAGAGCGCTGCTGGATGCGTTGTAG